A single region of the Salvelinus sp. IW2-2015 linkage group LG20, ASM291031v2, whole genome shotgun sequence genome encodes:
- the ccdc83 gene encoding coiled-coil domain-containing protein 83 isoform X1, whose translation MGKKSSDEDKTTLAEAFINFQLQVKRKEIHECQEEVSQLETKKQRYTELREQLKEEQLGHIKVLRKQAKEQESKLEQREVINKEQVEQALQENLELVRSQEKELAELRAEVSRLEEDVLVLQAERQIRQEYKMTGSQEXQQQIQHLEAELAQMQKEFQEMADNIQRSLDVTFNEIDKKTVHLIDEKKQLATERAIKHLDKHSRQEVKENEWLKRELAIYTREVSITALAVQQLEEENLEHMSQLFERRLEDLHISRNVFLTQAAGLGPSDSTVQETIMKNGVSSSPVPPLHPATEAWRAQKQAKELERDETSGSCSEAAYRPTEDPLQDLSVLLYGSQTYLQQGDMHLGPLEMKLLTVVGQALPLHPVPSETPGFEGSSSAPGMLQAPEDWPLTAGIIHKRFK comes from the exons ATGGGTAAGAAGTCATCCGATGAAGACAAGACTACGTTGGCGGAGGCCTTTATCAATTTTCA GCTCCAAGTTAAGAGAAAGGAAATACATGAGTGCCAGGAGGAGGTCAGTCAACTCGAGACAAAGAAGCAAAGATACACAGAATTG AGGGAGCAGTTGAAAGAGGAGCAGTTGGGGCACATAAAGGTCTTGCGGAAGCAGGCTAAAGAACAGGAGAGTAAGCTGGAGCAGAGAGAGGTGATCAACAAAGAGCAGGTGGAGCAAGCTCTGCAGGAGAACTTGGAGCTAGTCCGCAGCCAGGAGAAAGAACTGGCAG AGCTGCGCGCTGAAGTCAGCCGCCTGGAGGAGGACGTGCTCGTCTTGCAGGCCGAGAGGCAAATCAGGCAGGAGTATAAGATGACCGGAAGCCAAGAGSACCAGCAGCAGATCCAGCACCTGGAGGCCGAGCTGGCTCAGATGCAGAAGGAGTTTCAGGAGATGGCAG ACAATATTCAGCGCTCTCTTGATGTAACTTTCAATGAAATTGACAAGAAGACAGTGCATCTCATAGATGAAAAAAAACAGCTGGCTACAGAG AGGGCCATCAAACACCTTGACAAGCACAGCCGACAGGAGGTCAAAGAAAATGAGTGGCTGAAGAGAGAG CTTGCTATTTACACAAGAGAGGTATCCATTACAGCATTGGCCGTCCAACAACTGGAGGAGGAGAATCTTGAGCACATGAGTCAACTGTTTGAGCGTCGCCTGGAGGACCTGCACATCTCTAG AAACGTCTTCCTGACTCAGGCGGCAGGACTGGGACCCTCTGACTCCACAGTACAGGAGACCATTATGAAGA ACGGGGTAAGCAGCAGCCCCGTACCTCCCCTCCACCCAGCAACGGAAGCATGGCGGGCTCAAAAGCAGGCCAAAGAGTTGGAGAGGGATGAAACAAGCGGCAGCTGCAGTGAGGCAGCCTACAGGCCAACAGAGGACCCCCTTCAGGACCTCAGTGTGCTTCTGTACGGCAGCCAGACCTACCTGCAG CAGGGAGACATGCACCTGGGCCCTCTGGAGATGAAGCTGCTGACTGTGGTGGGCCAGGCCCTTCCCCTGCACCCTGTGCCATCCGAGACCCCCGGCTTTGAAGGCTCCTCCTCAGCTCCAGGGATGCTCCAGGCTCCCGAAGACTGGCCCCTCACTGCCGGCATCATCCACAAGAGGTTCAAGTAG
- the ccdc83 gene encoding coiled-coil domain-containing protein 83 isoform X2: protein MGKKSSDEDKTTLAEAFINFQLQVKRKEIHECQEEVSQLETKKQRYTELREQLKEEQLGHIKVLRKQAKEQESKLEQREVINKEQVEQALQENLELVRSQEKELAELRAEVSRLEEDVLVLQAERQIRQEYKMTGSQEXQQQIQHLEAELAQMQKEFQEMADNIQRSLDVTFNEIDKKTVHLIDEKKQLATERAIKHLDKHSRQEVKENEWLKRELAIYTREVSITALAVQQLEEENLEHMSQLFERRLEDLHISRNVFLTQAAGLGPSDSTVQETIMKNGVSSSPVPPLHPATEAWRAQKQAKELERDETSGSCSEAAYRPTEDPLQDLSVLLYGSQTYLQGDMHLGPLEMKLLTVVGQALPLHPVPSETPGFEGSSSAPGMLQAPEDWPLTAGIIHKRFK, encoded by the exons ATGGGTAAGAAGTCATCCGATGAAGACAAGACTACGTTGGCGGAGGCCTTTATCAATTTTCA GCTCCAAGTTAAGAGAAAGGAAATACATGAGTGCCAGGAGGAGGTCAGTCAACTCGAGACAAAGAAGCAAAGATACACAGAATTG AGGGAGCAGTTGAAAGAGGAGCAGTTGGGGCACATAAAGGTCTTGCGGAAGCAGGCTAAAGAACAGGAGAGTAAGCTGGAGCAGAGAGAGGTGATCAACAAAGAGCAGGTGGAGCAAGCTCTGCAGGAGAACTTGGAGCTAGTCCGCAGCCAGGAGAAAGAACTGGCAG AGCTGCGCGCTGAAGTCAGCCGCCTGGAGGAGGACGTGCTCGTCTTGCAGGCCGAGAGGCAAATCAGGCAGGAGTATAAGATGACCGGAAGCCAAGAGSACCAGCAGCAGATCCAGCACCTGGAGGCCGAGCTGGCTCAGATGCAGAAGGAGTTTCAGGAGATGGCAG ACAATATTCAGCGCTCTCTTGATGTAACTTTCAATGAAATTGACAAGAAGACAGTGCATCTCATAGATGAAAAAAAACAGCTGGCTACAGAG AGGGCCATCAAACACCTTGACAAGCACAGCCGACAGGAGGTCAAAGAAAATGAGTGGCTGAAGAGAGAG CTTGCTATTTACACAAGAGAGGTATCCATTACAGCATTGGCCGTCCAACAACTGGAGGAGGAGAATCTTGAGCACATGAGTCAACTGTTTGAGCGTCGCCTGGAGGACCTGCACATCTCTAG AAACGTCTTCCTGACTCAGGCGGCAGGACTGGGACCCTCTGACTCCACAGTACAGGAGACCATTATGAAGA ACGGGGTAAGCAGCAGCCCCGTACCTCCCCTCCACCCAGCAACGGAAGCATGGCGGGCTCAAAAGCAGGCCAAAGAGTTGGAGAGGGATGAAACAAGCGGCAGCTGCAGTGAGGCAGCCTACAGGCCAACAGAGGACCCCCTTCAGGACCTCAGTGTGCTTCTGTACGGCAGCCAGACCTACCTGCAG GGAGACATGCACCTGGGCCCTCTGGAGATGAAGCTGCTGACTGTGGTGGGCCAGGCCCTTCCCCTGCACCCTGTGCCATCCGAGACCCCCGGCTTTGAAGGCTCCTCCTCAGCTCCAGGGATGCTCCAGGCTCCCGAAGACTGGCCCCTCACTGCCGGCATCATCCACAAGAGGTTCAAGTAG